The following coding sequences lie in one Bacteroides helcogenes P 36-108 genomic window:
- a CDS encoding DNA/RNA non-specific endonuclease codes for MKTKYFLFRMQKFLFLLSCLLIAACTSSGDDGIITPPVDEHANVNANDPGAATEGKAYVTDYAIPHLDAANLYVEHTVSYNNETVFNYALEWNAGKKHAAWVAFTFDDVTRQNTVKRTDAWNVDPLLPATMQTTEAMHKSDGFDKGHLVASYDRVFSKEANAQTFYYSNMSPQFNSFNGGFWASFEGLVQKWARSGKYKKLYVAKGGTLNRLLTDFTGTRKGADGILPQTDAQGLTKHGLACPKYYFMAILAYKGGDIAAKSSWQAIGFWMEHRDDYGYEYDNFAPSDVMKNYVASIDELEKNTGIDFFCNLPDVIEDEVEKASAESDWNW; via the coding sequence ATGAAAACAAAATACTTCCTTTTCAGAATGCAGAAATTCCTTTTTCTCTTGTCGTGCCTCCTCATTGCCGCCTGTACCTCCTCTGGCGATGATGGAATCATCACTCCTCCCGTAGATGAACATGCCAATGTCAACGCCAATGATCCCGGAGCAGCCACCGAAGGTAAGGCTTATGTCACTGACTATGCCATTCCCCACCTTGATGCGGCAAACCTGTATGTGGAGCATACCGTGAGCTATAATAATGAAACAGTATTCAACTATGCCTTGGAGTGGAATGCAGGGAAGAAGCATGCAGCTTGGGTGGCCTTCACCTTCGATGATGTGACGAGACAAAACACAGTGAAACGTACTGATGCCTGGAATGTGGATCCTTTGCTTCCGGCAACGATGCAGACCACCGAGGCCATGCACAAGAGTGACGGCTTCGACAAAGGCCACCTTGTAGCTTCCTATGACCGTGTTTTTTCCAAGGAAGCCAATGCGCAGACATTTTATTACAGCAACATGAGCCCGCAGTTCAATAGTTTCAACGGTGGCTTTTGGGCATCGTTCGAAGGATTGGTGCAGAAGTGGGCACGTTCCGGCAAATATAAGAAACTCTATGTTGCCAAAGGCGGTACACTGAACCGATTGCTTACGGATTTTACGGGAACAAGGAAGGGAGCAGACGGCATTCTTCCCCAAACGGACGCACAAGGCCTTACCAAGCATGGGCTGGCTTGTCCTAAATATTACTTTATGGCAATTCTTGCTTACAAGGGTGGGGATATTGCTGCAAAAAGCTCTTGGCAAGCCATCGGCTTTTGGATGGAGCACCGTGATGATTATGGCTATGAGTATGATAACTTTGCCCCCTCGGACGTGATGAAGAATTACGTGGCAAGCATCGACGAATTGGAGAAGAACACGGGAATCGACTTCTTCTGCAATCTGCCGGATGTGATAGAGGATGAGGTGGAGAAGGCTTCTGCCGAAAGTGACTGGAACTGGTAA
- a CDS encoding TonB-dependent receptor, which yields MRRHLIHFLLAAVLSAFSAVAFAQTAVKGQLVDAETGEPLVGAAVMVEGTAQGVVTDIDGYFKQSVAQNATLLFKYVGYKDLKKKIAPKGTSVDLGVIKMEPDAVMLNDVVITSSIAVARKTPVALSTIDPVFIEEKLGTQEFPEILKSTPGVYATKNGGGYGDSKINMRGFQSANVAVMVNGVPMNDMEWGGLYWSNWAGLGDVTRSMQTQRGLGASKVSSPSVGGTINIVTRTTDQKKGGSVSYGIGNDGYNQLSFSVSTGLSKSGWNMTLLGGKKWGDGYIQGTEFEGYNYFLSISKQFGDSHTLSLTAFGAPQWHNQRSNYDGLTVEGWQQVKKYMGDNSVYRYNPTYGFGKNGERKTSARNVYHKPQISLNHQWQINNKSSLSTAAYVSIGRGYGNSGQGTSAYSSKWYGSSNGVLNMDFRNADGTFAYDQIQDLNEQSTQGSLMVMSKSKNFHNWYGLLSTYTTKINENIDFYGGIDFRYYKGVHTNEITDLYNGEYYIDRYRANVKAANYSGAGTDAFKNKKLNVGDVVYRDYDGYVMQEGVFFQAEYNKDKLAAFVAGSLSNTGYWRYDRFYYDADHAKSETVNFMGFTAKGGVNYNLTENHNVFANVGFISRAPFFSGGAFLNSTVSNETNPDAINEKIFSAEIGYGFRSRYFTANVNAYFTKWMDKTTAKTGDYTNSNGAADRYMLNMSGVDAKHMGVELDFVAKPAKWLDINGMLSVGDWKWDSDATGYFYNSGGQPLADLKGTIASGIQADDHTKFTLQQKGVKVGGSAQLTAALGAKFKISKDLGMGLDYTYYGNNYADYSLQQKDITASSLYATPNPWKIPGAGQLDLSANYRFNIGNCKATLFGNVENLLNYEYIMDAYEGGTSNWDSAYRVFYSFGRTYSIRLKVNF from the coding sequence ATGAGAAGACATCTAATTCATTTCCTGTTGGCGGCTGTACTGTCGGCATTCAGTGCCGTAGCTTTTGCCCAGACTGCAGTGAAAGGTCAGCTTGTTGATGCAGAAACAGGCGAGCCGTTGGTGGGTGCTGCCGTAATGGTAGAAGGTACTGCTCAGGGAGTAGTGACCGACATTGACGGCTATTTCAAACAAAGCGTTGCTCAAAATGCTACGTTGTTGTTCAAGTATGTAGGCTACAAGGACCTCAAGAAGAAAATTGCCCCCAAAGGCACTTCTGTAGATTTGGGAGTCATCAAGATGGAGCCTGATGCAGTGATGCTTAATGACGTGGTGATAACGTCATCTATTGCTGTGGCACGCAAGACACCGGTGGCTTTGTCAACCATCGACCCTGTATTTATTGAAGAAAAACTGGGCACGCAGGAATTTCCTGAAATCTTAAAGTCCACACCGGGTGTCTATGCCACCAAGAATGGTGGCGGTTATGGTGATTCTAAAATCAACATGCGTGGCTTCCAATCTGCCAATGTCGCTGTAATGGTGAATGGTGTTCCTATGAATGATATGGAATGGGGTGGCCTTTATTGGAGCAACTGGGCCGGTCTGGGCGATGTCACCCGCAGCATGCAGACTCAGCGCGGATTGGGCGCTTCCAAGGTGTCTTCACCTTCTGTTGGTGGTACTATCAACATCGTGACCCGTACTACCGACCAAAAGAAGGGTGGTTCTGTCTCTTACGGTATCGGCAATGACGGTTATAATCAGTTGTCATTCTCTGTTTCCACCGGTTTGTCAAAGAGTGGTTGGAACATGACTTTGCTTGGTGGAAAGAAGTGGGGTGATGGATATATCCAAGGTACGGAGTTTGAAGGTTATAACTATTTTCTTAGTATTTCAAAGCAATTCGGAGATTCTCACACATTGTCGTTGACGGCATTCGGCGCTCCGCAGTGGCATAATCAACGTAGTAATTACGATGGCTTGACTGTCGAGGGATGGCAACAAGTAAAGAAATATATGGGTGACAATAGTGTATATCGCTACAATCCTACTTATGGCTTTGGCAAGAATGGCGAGCGCAAGACTTCTGCCCGCAATGTATATCACAAACCTCAGATTTCTCTTAACCATCAATGGCAGATTAACAATAAGTCTTCTTTGAGCACTGCCGCTTATGTCTCTATCGGTCGCGGTTATGGCAATAGCGGTCAGGGTACAAGCGCTTATTCAAGTAAATGGTATGGCTCAAGCAATGGTGTGCTGAATATGGATTTCCGTAATGCGGACGGTACTTTTGCTTATGACCAGATTCAAGATTTAAATGAACAGAGCACTCAAGGTTCCTTGATGGTGATGAGTAAGTCAAAGAACTTCCATAACTGGTATGGTTTGCTTTCTACTTATACTACTAAGATTAATGAGAACATTGATTTTTATGGTGGCATTGACTTCCGTTATTATAAAGGTGTACATACCAATGAAATCACCGACTTGTATAATGGTGAATACTATATTGACCGCTATCGTGCCAATGTGAAAGCCGCGAACTATTCCGGAGCCGGAACCGATGCGTTCAAGAACAAAAAACTGAACGTAGGTGATGTGGTTTATCGTGATTATGATGGATATGTGATGCAAGAGGGAGTTTTCTTCCAAGCGGAATATAACAAAGATAAATTGGCTGCATTTGTTGCAGGTTCTTTATCCAACACCGGATATTGGAGGTACGACCGTTTCTATTATGATGCCGATCATGCAAAATCAGAGACTGTGAATTTCATGGGCTTCACCGCCAAGGGAGGCGTGAACTATAACTTGACGGAAAATCACAATGTATTTGCCAATGTAGGATTCATTAGCCGTGCTCCCTTCTTCTCCGGCGGAGCTTTCTTGAACAGTACGGTAAGCAATGAAACCAATCCCGATGCCATTAACGAAAAGATTTTCTCCGCTGAAATTGGCTATGGCTTCCGCAGCCGCTATTTCACAGCCAACGTGAATGCTTATTTCACCAAATGGATGGATAAGACTACAGCCAAGACCGGTGACTATACAAACAGCAACGGAGCTGCTGATCGTTATATGCTGAATATGTCAGGAGTAGATGCCAAGCACATGGGTGTGGAGTTGGATTTCGTGGCCAAGCCTGCAAAGTGGTTGGACATTAACGGTATGCTTTCTGTTGGCGACTGGAAATGGGATAGCGATGCTACCGGATATTTCTATAATTCAGGCGGTCAGCCATTGGCCGACTTGAAAGGTACTATTGCTTCGGGCATACAGGCAGATGATCATACAAAGTTTACCTTGCAGCAGAAAGGTGTCAAAGTGGGTGGATCAGCTCAGCTTACAGCCGCTTTGGGTGCTAAGTTCAAAATTTCCAAAGACTTGGGCATGGGACTTGACTATACTTATTATGGCAATAACTATGCTGACTATTCTTTACAGCAGAAAGATATTACTGCCAGTTCACTCTATGCCACTCCCAATCCATGGAAAATTCCGGGGGCAGGGCAGCTCGACCTTAGCGCAAACTATCGCTTCAACATAGGCAATTGCAAGGCTACACTCTTTGGAAATGTGGAGAATCTGCTGAATTATGAGTATATCATGGATGCTTATGAAGGTGGTACAAGCAATTGGGACTCTGCATATCGTGTGTTCTATTCATTTGGTAGAACATATTCTATCAGACTGAAAGTTAATTTCTAA
- the ettA gene encoding energy-dependent translational throttle protein EttA: MATVDDKKIIFSMVGLNKTIQQNNKQVLKNIYLSFFYGAKIGIIGLNGSGKSTLLKIIAGLDKSYQGEVVFSPGYSIGYLAQEPYLDPAKTVKEVVMEGVQPIVDALAEYEEINQKFGLPEYYEDQDKMDKLFARQAELQDVIDATDAWNLDSKLERAMDALRCPPEDQSVEHLSGGERRRVALCRLLLQKPDILLLDEPTNHLDAESIDWLEQHLQQYEGTVIAVTHDRYFLDHVAGWILELDRGEGIPWKGNYSSWLEQKTKRMEMEEKTASKRRKTLERELDWVRMAPKARQAKGKARLNSYDRLLNEDVKEKEEKLEIFIPNGPRLGNKVIEAKHVAKAFGDKLLFDDLNFMLPPNGIVGIIGPNGAGKTTLFRLIMGLEKADKGEFEVGETVKVAYVDQQHKDIDPNKSVYQVISGGADLIRMGGRDINARAYLSRFNFSGADQEKLCGVLSGGERNRLHLALCLKEEGNVLLLDEPTNDIDVNTLRALEEGLEDFAGCAVVISHDRWFLDRICTHILAFEGNSNVFFFEGSYSEYEENKQKRLGKEEPTRVRYRKLIND; this comes from the coding sequence ATGGCAACAGTAGATGATAAGAAGATTATTTTTTCTATGGTAGGGCTGAATAAGACTATTCAGCAGAACAACAAGCAAGTATTGAAGAATATCTACCTCTCATTCTTTTATGGAGCGAAAATCGGCATTATCGGTTTGAATGGTTCGGGTAAATCAACCTTGTTGAAGATTATTGCCGGATTGGATAAATCCTACCAAGGTGAAGTCGTGTTTTCGCCGGGATATTCTATCGGATATCTGGCTCAGGAGCCGTATCTTGATCCTGCTAAAACCGTGAAAGAAGTTGTAATGGAAGGTGTGCAGCCTATTGTGGATGCACTTGCAGAATATGAAGAGATAAATCAGAAATTCGGTCTGCCCGAATATTACGAGGATCAGGACAAGATGGATAAACTTTTTGCCCGTCAGGCGGAATTGCAGGATGTCATTGATGCTACCGATGCTTGGAATCTTGACAGCAAGTTGGAGCGTGCCATGGATGCATTACGTTGTCCGCCCGAAGACCAGTCTGTGGAGCATCTCTCTGGTGGTGAACGTCGTCGTGTGGCACTCTGTCGCCTGTTGTTGCAGAAACCTGATATATTGCTTCTTGATGAACCTACCAACCACCTTGATGCAGAGTCTATTGACTGGTTGGAACAACACTTGCAGCAATATGAAGGTACAGTCATTGCTGTAACTCATGACCGTTATTTTCTTGATCATGTAGCAGGATGGATTCTTGAACTGGATCGTGGTGAAGGTATTCCTTGGAAGGGCAATTACTCCAGTTGGCTGGAGCAGAAAACCAAGCGTATGGAGATGGAAGAAAAAACAGCCAGTAAGCGTCGCAAGACTTTGGAACGCGAGTTAGACTGGGTACGTATGGCGCCTAAAGCCCGTCAGGCAAAAGGAAAGGCTCGTTTAAATTCATATGACAGACTGCTGAACGAAGATGTTAAAGAGAAAGAAGAAAAGCTGGAAATTTTTATTCCGAACGGTCCGCGTCTGGGTAACAAAGTTATCGAAGCAAAACACGTGGCAAAAGCTTTTGGAGACAAATTGCTCTTTGATGACCTTAACTTTATGCTTCCTCCAAATGGTATAGTTGGTATCATCGGCCCTAACGGAGCTGGAAAAACGACACTTTTCCGACTGATAATGGGACTGGAAAAAGCGGATAAAGGTGAGTTTGAAGTGGGAGAGACAGTGAAGGTGGCATACGTTGATCAGCAGCATAAAGATATTGATCCCAATAAGAGTGTCTATCAAGTAATTTCCGGGGGAGCCGATCTGATTCGTATGGGAGGGCGCGACATTAACGCACGTGCCTATCTGTCACGTTTCAATTTTTCCGGAGCCGATCAGGAAAAACTTTGCGGTGTGCTTTCCGGTGGTGAGCGTAACCGCCTTCATCTTGCGCTTTGCTTGAAAGAGGAAGGCAATGTGCTGCTTCTTGACGAGCCGACGAATGATATTGATGTGAACACCCTTCGTGCTCTTGAAGAAGGCCTTGAGGATTTTGCCGGATGTGCCGTTGTTATCAGTCATGATCGCTGGTTTCTTGACCGTATCTGTACGCATATTCTGGCTTTTGAAGGCAATTCTAATGTATTCTTCTTTGAAGGTTCATATTCGGAATATGAGGAAAACAAGCAGAAGCGTCTGGGAAAGGAAGAACCGACTCGTGTGCGTTATAGAAAACTCATTAATGATTGA
- a CDS encoding site-specific integrase, with the protein MGKSSTTPEPSSRRNFMAWMRERIENRLLREGTRKGHYTTYKSMERFGKIKTFDDLTLQKIHEFDIFLKEEQTFTTLGKPIHRSQAAIHNYHKRLKSYVTEAFRLGLIKENPYERFKDKRGENGSRPHLTKEQVKKLIGIRDASQDPLMNKYIDFFLFQTFTGLAYEDAKQFDYEKHVIKMDGKNYIDGHRIKTGGEFVTPILPITQKILDRNNNKLTITSNQKYNQFLKGIGLALKCNFPLSSHVASHIEFSYQLNFNILQKILLDR; encoded by the coding sequence ATGGGAAAGTCATCAACCACCCCAGAGCCATCATCCCGCAGAAACTTTATGGCATGGATGCGTGAGCGTATCGAGAACAGATTGTTACGAGAAGGTACACGCAAAGGACATTACACCACATATAAGTCCATGGAACGCTTTGGCAAGATTAAGACTTTCGATGATTTGACCTTACAAAAGATTCATGAGTTCGACATTTTTCTAAAGGAAGAACAAACATTTACTACATTAGGCAAACCCATTCACCGAAGTCAAGCAGCCATACACAACTATCACAAACGGCTTAAATCTTATGTTACCGAGGCATTCAGATTGGGATTGATTAAAGAGAATCCTTATGAGAGATTCAAAGATAAACGAGGCGAAAATGGTTCCCGTCCTCATTTAACCAAGGAGCAGGTAAAAAAGTTGATTGGAATTAGAGATGCAAGCCAGGACCCGTTAATGAATAAATACATTGACTTCTTCCTATTCCAGACATTCACAGGCTTAGCCTATGAGGATGCCAAGCAGTTTGATTACGAGAAGCATGTTATAAAAATGGATGGAAAAAATTACATTGATGGGCATCGCATTAAAACAGGTGGCGAGTTTGTTACCCCCATCCTGCCAATCACTCAAAAGATATTGGATCGCAACAACAATAAGCTGACCATTACCTCCAATCAGAAGTACAACCAGTTTCTCAAAGGAATCGGCTTAGCTCTGAAATGCAATTTTCCCTTGAGCTCGCATGTAGCAAGTCATATTGAATTTTCTTATCAATTGAATTTCAATATATTGCAAAAAATATTGCTTGATAGGTAA
- a CDS encoding ATP-binding protein has protein sequence MNIDVNSQLQKHSIFRVGEVYSVNGREVCIKVDKNKNLSHLLYKGNVIKNVSVGSYLKILKGFICLVAKVESETIKENYSVNVDYHNKNEEISRLLIIKLIGYFENKEYHKGVKELPLIGNECLLMDNEEFSLIHKFAKDGELTLQLGHLMTDNNVPIEIGINKLFSSHIGIFGNTGSGKSYTLANIYKKLFEKIGNNNKFKDNAKFLLFDFNGEYSGKNVITNNKKVYKLTTRTDNGDKIPLKKEDLLTPQILYILSSATEKTQQPFIQRTLNLYSHIHKDKKDEQEVLNHFKNFFTIQLKSIFSLHDAQKTRQLLNYASNILYEDTHNDIEKGLVADLELYSNGNFKIKGSENDFITDKNIDSKFESLHIKEVLDNYNFSPDFIKNLISFLYLEIITDVLQNTASNEHIIPAINKLKGVMLYFSKVFEISESDDFWDGNNLVVIDLNMVRTDIKKLIPLLLSSKLYNEQKEKKESELSKSLNIIIDEAHNVLSYESMRESESWKDFRLETFEEIIKEGRKFGVFLTIASQRPSDISATIISQLHNYFIHRLINNKDLEMIEKAVSYLDRLSVESLPILPVGACVLSGVIADLPIIIQVDKLDNMHRPQSDNINLLESWIDDDNTELNDKEYYGEK, from the coding sequence ATGAATATAGACGTAAATTCACAGTTGCAAAAGCATTCAATCTTTAGAGTTGGCGAAGTGTATTCCGTTAATGGTCGAGAGGTATGTATAAAAGTGGATAAGAATAAGAATCTATCACATCTATTATATAAAGGTAATGTTATCAAGAATGTTTCTGTTGGAAGCTACTTGAAAATTCTAAAAGGTTTTATTTGTCTTGTTGCTAAGGTTGAGAGTGAAACCATTAAAGAGAATTATTCTGTAAATGTTGACTATCATAATAAAAATGAAGAAATCAGTCGATTACTGATAATTAAATTAATTGGATATTTTGAAAATAAAGAATACCATAAAGGGGTAAAAGAGTTGCCATTGATTGGTAATGAATGCCTGCTTATGGACAACGAGGAATTTTCTCTTATCCACAAGTTTGCTAAAGATGGAGAGTTGACTTTGCAATTAGGTCATCTTATGACTGACAACAATGTACCTATTGAGATTGGCATAAACAAACTTTTTTCAAGTCATATTGGAATCTTTGGAAATACAGGAAGTGGGAAGAGTTATACGCTTGCAAATATCTACAAGAAGTTATTTGAAAAGATAGGTAATAACAATAAATTCAAAGATAACGCTAAATTCTTGTTGTTTGATTTTAATGGTGAGTATTCTGGGAAAAATGTAATTACCAATAATAAAAAGGTCTATAAATTGACAACAAGAACAGATAATGGAGACAAGATACCATTAAAGAAGGAAGATTTATTGACTCCACAAATATTATATATTTTGTCAAGTGCTACAGAAAAAACGCAACAGCCATTCATACAAAGGACATTAAATCTTTATTCCCATATTCATAAAGACAAAAAAGATGAGCAGGAAGTTCTTAATCATTTCAAGAATTTTTTCACTATACAATTAAAATCAATTTTCTCTCTACATGATGCTCAAAAAACACGTCAACTATTAAATTATGCATCAAATATTCTGTATGAAGATACACACAATGATATTGAAAAGGGGCTTGTAGCTGACTTAGAATTGTATTCTAATGGAAACTTTAAAATAAAAGGTAGTGAAAATGATTTCATAACTGATAAAAATATTGATTCAAAATTTGAGTCTTTACATATTAAAGAAGTCTTGGATAACTATAATTTCTCTCCTGATTTCATTAAAAATTTAATCTCTTTTTTGTATCTAGAAATTATAACAGATGTTCTTCAAAATACAGCGTCTAACGAGCATATAATTCCTGCAATAAATAAATTAAAAGGGGTAATGTTGTATTTCTCCAAAGTATTTGAAATAAGTGAATCTGATGATTTTTGGGATGGAAACAATTTGGTTGTCATAGATCTAAATATGGTTCGTACAGATATAAAAAAACTAATTCCACTACTACTATCGTCAAAGCTATATAATGAACAAAAAGAAAAAAAGGAATCAGAACTGTCAAAATCTTTAAACATAATAATCGATGAAGCACACAATGTACTCTCTTATGAATCCATGAGAGAAAGTGAATCGTGGAAAGATTTTCGATTAGAAACCTTTGAGGAAATTATAAAGGAAGGAAGAAAATTTGGTGTATTTCTTACTATTGCTAGCCAGCGTCCATCAGATATATCTGCTACAATTATATCTCAATTGCACAATTATTTTATTCATAGACTTATCAATAATAAAGATTTGGAAATGATTGAAAAGGCTGTTTCATATCTTGATCGACTTTCAGTAGAATCTCTTCCTATTCTACCTGTCGGAGCATGTGTCTTGTCTGGTGTTATTGCAGATCTTCCAATAATCATTCAAGTTGATAAATTAGATAATATGCATCGTCCTCAGAGTGACAATATCAATTTGCTTGAAAGCTGGATAGATGATGATAATACGGAGCTTAATGACAAAGAATACTATGGCGAGAAATGA
- a CDS encoding SIR2 family protein: protein MRLDLLKNIIQSSHINFLFGSGLSNPYLSTLGNIETWLTEAEQIEEVDTKNIIKTSLEAYYFSTVMNPCLYSEISLLNEDRKKHYDSVINNYKSFLSRWNEIMAKRNVSLLDKQVNIFTTNIDNLVETAAEEVKVEFNDGFKGRITPIFSEDTFSNITSKVSPLYQNQSMIPVFNYMKIHGSVNWKAIESNDISIDTELKILQEIADLYKCLTPSDVIFDFGDCTNIEDIKKKAEDIIECEDYESDKRGQFSDLFSKLVMVRPRKNKFSETVLELHFYELMRLYSNALECSNSLLIVAGFSFADEHIAKITVRAANSNPTLQILVFAYDDFSKKLIETNINKAGARNNNNILYITPESFKHSQDADFANKSLKDLTKFDLESINKYVFGYIGI from the coding sequence ATGAGATTAGACCTATTAAAAAATATTATTCAATCGTCCCACATAAATTTCTTATTTGGGTCAGGACTATCGAACCCATATTTATCTACTTTAGGAAACATAGAAACGTGGTTAACCGAAGCAGAACAAATAGAAGAAGTAGATACCAAGAATATAATAAAGACATCGTTGGAGGCGTACTATTTTAGTACGGTAATGAATCCATGCTTGTATTCTGAAATATCATTATTAAATGAAGACAGAAAGAAACATTATGACTCTGTTATTAATAATTACAAATCATTTCTAAGTAGATGGAATGAAATAATGGCTAAGCGTAATGTTAGTTTGTTGGATAAGCAAGTAAATATTTTTACTACCAACATTGATAATTTAGTTGAAACCGCAGCCGAAGAGGTAAAGGTGGAGTTTAACGATGGATTCAAAGGACGTATTACGCCTATATTTAGTGAAGATACTTTCTCGAATATTACATCAAAAGTTAGTCCCTTATATCAAAATCAATCGATGATTCCTGTATTTAACTACATGAAAATACATGGATCGGTCAATTGGAAAGCTATTGAAAGTAATGATATTTCAATTGATACAGAGTTAAAAATACTACAAGAGATTGCTGATTTGTATAAGTGCCTTACACCTTCCGATGTTATTTTTGATTTTGGAGATTGTACAAACATTGAAGACATTAAGAAAAAAGCAGAAGATATAATTGAATGTGAAGATTACGAATCAGACAAAAGGGGACAATTCAGTGATTTGTTCTCAAAACTTGTAATGGTCAGACCAAGAAAGAACAAATTTAGTGAAACAGTTTTGGAACTTCATTTTTATGAGTTAATGAGATTGTATTCAAATGCATTAGAATGTAGTAATTCATTACTAATAGTTGCAGGTTTCTCTTTTGCTGATGAACATATAGCAAAGATTACCGTTAGAGCTGCTAATTCTAATCCTACTCTTCAAATTTTGGTATTTGCTTATGATGATTTTTCAAAAAAACTTATTGAGACCAATATTAATAAAGCTGGAGCAAGAAATAATAATAATATCCTCTATATTACACCAGAATCTTTTAAGCACTCACAAGATGCTGATTTTGCTAATAAATCTTTGAAAGACCTAACTAAATTCGATTTAGAATCTATCAATAAGTACGTGTTCGGATATATTGGAATCTAA